TTGTTTTGATCCAGTAAGGCGCGAAATTGCTAAACAAACTTTAGCTAAGTTAATGGAAGATGGTCGTGTTCACCCAGCAAGAATTGAAGAAGTAGTAAGTAAGGTAAGAAATGAATTATTTTCTTATATTAAAGAATTGGGAGAAAAAGCCTGTTTTGAAGTGGGAGTGTATGGGCTTCACCACGAGCTAAGTCAATTAATAGGACATTTAAAATTTAGAACCCGAGGTTCACAAAATTTATACGAGCATAGTATTGAGGTTTCTTATATTGCCGGTTTATTAGCAGAAGAATTGGGAGTGAGTGTAAAGTCTGCAAAACGAGCAGGCTTACTTCATGATATTGGTTTAGCTGCGGATTACACCATAGAGGGAAATCATGCCGAAGTGGGGGCAAAGCTTGCTAAAAAGTATAATGAAAAAGTGCATATTTGCGAGGCTATTGCCAATCATGAAAAAGAAAACAGTGGTACTTTAATGGGTAACATTGTACAAGCGGCCAACAAATTATCTCAAGCTAGACCGGGGGCGCGAAACGCTTCTGTTGCTGGTTACATTTCGCGTTTAGAAGATTTAGAGTCTATTGGTAATAGTTTTGCGGGAGTATTAAAAACTTACGCCTTGCAAGTGGGTAAAGAGGTAAGAGTTATTGTAGACGGTGGTCAGGTTACCGATAAGCAAGCACAAATGTTAAGTTCTGATATTTCTAAAAAAATAGAAAGAGAAATGTCTTCTTATGGTCAGGTAACCGTTAATGTTCTTCGAGAAATTAGAGTTATTGGTTACGCTCAGTAAGGAGAAGTTTTGTTAAAACCAGAAGCTCAATTAAAAGAATTATTAAAGGGTGTGGAACAAGTTATTTCGAAAGATAACTTGTTAAAAAAATTAGTAAAAAGTTATGAAGAAAAAAAACCTTTAATTATTAAAGCAGGTTTTGACCCCTCTCGTCCCGATTTGCATTTAGGCCATGCTGTTTTATTAAATAAGCTAAAACAATTTCAAAACTTTGGCCATAAAGTAATATTTTTAGTGGGCGATTTTACCAGTTTAATTGGTGACCCTTCGGGAAGAGATGAAACGCGACCCATTTTAACAGCTAACGACATTAAAAATAATGCAAAAACCTATGCCGACCAAGCCTTTAAAATTTTAGACAAAAGCAAAACCGATTTAAAATAC
Above is a window of Pseudobdellovibrionaceae bacterium DNA encoding:
- the rny gene encoding ribonuclease Y, which gives rise to MDNIIFIVVSFAIGYGISFLLYKAKIKLLDVKKRGVVDKEVDRIINRAKSKAAKMQKLSDMKLKEYESKAYNEVQSDIKKRQLEIDRKEKEFENFEKKQIHSFKSDEEVIDAKIEELKNKEEQLNRHTLRLEDLEKQTIKEKEQLTSKLESIAGMSPEQVKEELKESLRLEVEKELAPMAMQIEENVKKTANDQAKIILSQAIARYASEVSSEKTISIIDLPNEDMKGRIIGKEGRNIRTFEAACGVDIIVDETPGTVVISCFDPVRREIAKQTLAKLMEDGRVHPARIEEVVSKVRNELFSYIKELGEKACFEVGVYGLHHELSQLIGHLKFRTRGSQNLYEHSIEVSYIAGLLAEELGVSVKSAKRAGLLHDIGLAADYTIEGNHAEVGAKLAKKYNEKVHICEAIANHEKENSGTLMGNIVQAANKLSQARPGARNASVAGYISRLEDLESIGNSFAGVLKTYALQVGKEVRVIVDGGQVTDKQAQMLSSDISKKIEREMSSYGQVTVNVLREIRVIGYAQ